The Gemmatimonadales bacterium genome includes a region encoding these proteins:
- a CDS encoding helix-turn-helix transcriptional regulator: protein MRCLTVQGISVSPWQWLRSVLRSVRALTDSDKAALYYWAPGQGPAAYGEGVSQEALNAYLKRFAALDPARNRALASGLEVWSSSQVLDHWELERSEYYRAFVLPFRLHDTLGLSVRLPAQQVEIFIGLYAEHPSAPTLIQRRLSLLEVILPTFRLAVRAHLAGDDSLAHLASVIDVTGQALVLFDLEGRELRNNPVMRRVLAQDDQRDLLQGYIRQVAEAVIATLRPGEADPKDNRSDGTRREVATTVAAYRLRGKPVGRNALDHPSAVLVSLDRVAFEIPAPDSLRARYGLTVRELQVASLLMHRLSNKEIARMLSISPHTARHHTENVLTKLKVRSRKALRRLVAGGAPEPAT from the coding sequence ATGCGCTGTCTCACCGTCCAGGGCATATCGGTCAGCCCCTGGCAGTGGTTGCGCAGTGTGCTCCGGAGCGTTCGAGCGCTGACCGACTCGGATAAGGCTGCGCTGTACTATTGGGCGCCGGGACAGGGGCCGGCGGCGTACGGGGAAGGAGTGAGCCAGGAGGCCCTCAATGCCTACTTGAAGCGGTTCGCTGCCCTGGATCCCGCCCGCAATCGCGCGCTCGCGTCGGGGCTGGAGGTATGGAGTTCCAGTCAGGTGCTCGATCACTGGGAACTGGAGCGAAGCGAATATTACCGCGCCTTCGTGCTTCCCTTCCGGCTCCATGACACGCTCGGCCTCTCGGTCCGCCTACCGGCGCAGCAGGTGGAGATCTTCATCGGGCTCTACGCCGAGCACCCTAGTGCTCCGACACTGATCCAACGGCGACTGAGCCTGCTCGAGGTGATCCTGCCCACCTTTCGCCTGGCCGTCCGGGCGCACCTCGCCGGGGACGATTCGCTGGCGCACCTCGCGTCCGTCATCGACGTGACCGGGCAGGCGCTGGTCCTGTTCGACTTGGAGGGGCGGGAGCTGCGCAACAATCCGGTCATGCGGCGGGTCTTGGCTCAAGACGATCAGCGCGATCTGCTGCAGGGGTACATCCGTCAGGTGGCAGAAGCGGTCATCGCCACCTTGCGGCCGGGAGAAGCCGATCCCAAGGACAACCGATCCGACGGGACCCGGCGGGAAGTCGCCACGACGGTGGCCGCCTACCGGCTGCGAGGGAAGCCGGTCGGACGTAATGCACTCGATCACCCTAGCGCCGTACTGGTCTCCCTCGACCGGGTGGCATTCGAGATCCCGGCGCCCGATTCGCTCCGGGCCCGCTACGGCTTGACGGTCCGAGAACTCCAGGTGGCCTCGCTGCTGATGCATCGGCTCTCGAACAAGGAGATCGCGCGGATGCTGAGCATCAGCCCCCACACCGCCCGCCACCACACCGAGAACGTCCTCACCAAGCTCAAGGTGCGCTCGCGGAAAGCGCTCCGACGCCTGGTTGCCGGGGGGGCACCCGAGCCGGCGACCTGA
- a CDS encoding RuBisCO large subunit C-terminal-like domain-containing protein gives MSALERSGALRITYRVSAAPGEIESRAEALLLEQTVELPRSAIRDRGIAQHILGRVERIEPDGPGQFRVEIVQPLATTAHDPAQLLNVIFGNSSLQADVMLADVALPDEASTWLPGPRLGIAGLRRLADAASRPLVATALKPMGLDPRQLAGLCRTFARAGIDLVKDDHGLADHAFSPFEGRVEACLRAVEDTAAETGHRALYVPNLAGTPERVLRQLEFARAAGAPAVMISPMIVGLPLLHQLASAAEGLPILAHPALAGVLRVEEPVLFGKLFRWYGADAVIFPHAGGRFSYSRETCSRLAGALRAPSLLARPAFPMPAGGIRLEQVPELLTFYGRDCILLIGGSLYEAGDALFDRTKALVDEVARAASEGPAAA, from the coding sequence GTGTCTGCGCTCGAGCGGTCCGGCGCGCTCCGCATTACCTACCGCGTATCGGCGGCCCCGGGAGAGATCGAGTCCCGGGCCGAAGCCCTCCTCCTCGAGCAGACGGTGGAGCTGCCCCGCTCGGCCATTCGCGATAGGGGGATCGCTCAGCACATTCTCGGCCGGGTCGAGCGCATCGAACCTGACGGCCCGGGCCAGTTTCGGGTCGAGATCGTCCAGCCCCTCGCCACGACGGCCCACGATCCCGCCCAGTTGCTCAACGTGATATTCGGCAACAGCTCCCTGCAGGCCGACGTAATGCTCGCCGACGTGGCGCTCCCGGACGAGGCGTCCACCTGGCTACCCGGCCCCCGGCTCGGCATTGCCGGCCTGCGGCGGCTCGCGGACGCGGCGTCCCGACCCCTCGTCGCGACGGCGCTGAAGCCGATGGGACTCGACCCACGGCAGCTCGCCGGCCTGTGCCGCACGTTCGCCCGCGCCGGGATCGACCTGGTCAAGGACGATCACGGGCTGGCCGACCATGCTTTCTCGCCGTTCGAAGGCAGAGTCGAGGCGTGCCTCCGGGCGGTGGAAGACACAGCGGCGGAGACCGGCCATCGTGCGCTCTATGTACCGAACCTCGCGGGGACTCCTGAACGGGTGCTGCGGCAGCTCGAGTTCGCCCGGGCCGCCGGGGCGCCGGCGGTCATGATCTCGCCGATGATCGTGGGGCTTCCGCTGTTGCATCAACTCGCCAGTGCCGCGGAGGGGCTCCCGATCCTCGCCCATCCGGCGCTAGCCGGTGTGCTGCGCGTCGAGGAACCGGTACTATTCGGCAAGCTGTTTCGCTGGTACGGTGCGGACGCCGTCATCTTCCCGCACGCGGGCGGCCGGTTCAGCTACAGCCGGGAGACCTGCAGCCGCCTGGCCGGTGCCCTCAGGGCCCCCAGCCTCCTCGCGCGGCCGGCGTTCCCGATGCCCGCTGGTGGCATCCGACTGGAGCAAGTGCCCGAGCTCCTCACGTTCTACGGCCGGGATTGCATCCTGCTGATCGGCGGCAGCCTGTATGAGGCGGGTGACGCACTCTTCGACCGGACCAAAGCCCTGGTGGACGAAGTAGCCAGAGCCGCGTCCGAAGGACCTGCGGCTGCATGA
- a CDS encoding cupin domain-containing protein has protein sequence MTIHIRQSDPFRWEGIAVSSYKPGGTHFAGITRQLLFDGGERLGCQLRYFEIQPQGYSSLERHQHEHAVMVIRGGGRALVGDRILDLGGHDLVRVPPLTWHQFRATGPEPLGFLCMVDCARDIPERPDDDALAQLRADPIIAEFLRL, from the coding sequence ATGACGATCCATATCAGACAGAGCGACCCGTTCCGCTGGGAAGGAATCGCGGTCTCGTCCTACAAGCCGGGCGGGACGCACTTCGCCGGCATCACCCGGCAACTCCTGTTCGATGGCGGTGAGCGCCTGGGCTGCCAGCTCCGCTACTTCGAGATCCAGCCCCAGGGATACTCCTCCCTCGAGCGCCACCAGCACGAACATGCCGTCATGGTGATCCGGGGTGGGGGCAGAGCCCTGGTGGGTGATCGGATCCTGGATCTCGGGGGTCACGACTTGGTCCGGGTGCCGCCCCTCACCTGGCATCAGTTCCGGGCGACCGGCCCCGAGCCGCTGGGATTCCTCTGCATGGTGGACTGCGCCCGGGACATCCCCGAGCGGCCGGATGACGACGCGCTGGCTCAGCTCCGGGCCGACCCCATCATCGCCGAGTTTCTCCGCCTGTGA
- a CDS encoding O-acetylhomoserine aminocarboxypropyltransferase/cysteine synthase family protein has protein sequence MASATASHRFGFETRMLHAGHIPDGLTGSRAVPIYQTTSYVFDDVDTAAQLFELKEYGHIYTRIGNPTTAVLEERIASLENATGAVATASGMAAQFVALMTLLAPGDEVVASAHLYGGTVTQLTHTFRKLSVDVRFVDPTDLGAWERAITPRTRALYGETIGNPRGSILDLGALAALAEAHRIPLVIDNTFATPYLCRPIDWGATIVLHSATKFIGGHGNSIGGLILESGKFDYSDFPTVAAPSPSYHGLRFYDTFGHYGFLMKARAETVRDTGACISPTNAFLLLQGLETLALRMERHVANARAVAEFLRDHPRVAWVSYAGLADHPDHALAQKYLGGRPGAVFAFGLDAGDARAAGRRFIESLQLFSHLANVGDARSLVIHPASTTHQQLNEAELERAGVAPELIRLSVGLETLEDLLWDLDQALRATSA, from the coding sequence ATGGCTAGCGCGACCGCGAGCCACCGGTTCGGCTTCGAGACGCGCATGCTCCACGCCGGGCACATCCCGGACGGGCTCACCGGCTCCCGGGCGGTGCCGATCTACCAGACCACCTCCTACGTCTTCGACGACGTGGATACGGCGGCCCAGCTCTTCGAGCTCAAAGAGTACGGCCACATCTACACCCGGATCGGCAACCCGACCACGGCGGTGCTGGAGGAGCGGATCGCCTCGCTGGAGAACGCCACCGGCGCCGTGGCGACGGCGAGCGGCATGGCGGCACAGTTCGTCGCCCTGATGACCCTTCTGGCCCCCGGCGACGAGGTGGTCGCATCGGCGCACCTCTATGGCGGCACGGTCACCCAGCTCACCCATACCTTTCGGAAGCTGTCGGTGGACGTGCGGTTCGTGGATCCGACCGATCTGGGAGCCTGGGAGCGAGCCATCACGCCGCGGACCCGGGCCCTGTATGGCGAGACCATCGGCAACCCCCGGGGGAGCATCCTGGATCTCGGGGCCCTCGCCGCCCTGGCCGAGGCGCACCGGATCCCGCTGGTGATCGACAACACCTTCGCGACGCCGTATCTCTGCCGGCCCATCGACTGGGGTGCGACGATCGTGCTCCACTCCGCCACCAAGTTCATCGGCGGTCACGGGAACAGCATCGGCGGGCTGATCCTGGAATCGGGGAAGTTCGATTACAGCGACTTCCCGACCGTGGCGGCGCCGTCGCCGTCCTATCACGGGCTCCGATTCTACGATACCTTCGGCCACTACGGCTTCCTGATGAAGGCGCGGGCGGAGACGGTGCGGGACACCGGTGCTTGTATCTCGCCCACCAACGCGTTCTTGCTGCTCCAGGGTCTGGAGACGCTGGCGCTCCGGATGGAGCGGCACGTCGCCAATGCGCGCGCGGTGGCGGAGTTCCTCCGCGATCACCCGCGGGTCGCCTGGGTATCCTACGCCGGGCTGGCAGACCACCCCGACCATGCACTCGCTCAGAAGTATCTCGGGGGACGGCCCGGAGCCGTCTTCGCCTTCGGGCTGGATGCCGGCGATGCGCGGGCCGCGGGCCGACGGTTCATCGAGTCACTCCAGCTCTTCTCCCACCTGGCCAACGTGGGTGACGCGCGCAGCCTGGTGATCCATCCCGCCTCGACCACGCACCAGCAGTTGAACGAAGCGGAACTGGAGCGTGCCGGCGTGGCGCCGGAGCTGATTCGATTGTCGGTAGGGCTCGAAACTCTGGAGGATTTGCTGTGGGACCTGGATCAAGCCTTGCGTGCGACATCGGCCTGA
- a CDS encoding CoA-binding protein, producing MGPGSSLACDIGLNTGLTPAQRRRYQDVTTIRRVLAESRTIAVVGLSSEPQKASQFVASYLQHVGYRIVPVNPRGGRILGEPVYPDLAAVPGALDLVVLFRPPAEAPGFARQAVALGARALWLQLRIVNFEAAELALGAGLDVIMDKCIKMEHGRFAGTLHWGGMNTEIVSARKGRLPQPRSHA from the coding sequence GTGGGACCTGGATCAAGCCTTGCGTGCGACATCGGCCTGAACACCGGGCTCACCCCGGCCCAGCGGCGGCGGTATCAGGATGTGACCACGATCCGGCGCGTGCTGGCCGAGAGCCGCACGATCGCCGTCGTCGGCCTTTCCAGCGAGCCGCAGAAGGCCAGCCAATTCGTCGCGAGCTACCTGCAGCACGTAGGCTACCGGATCGTCCCGGTGAACCCCCGTGGTGGCCGGATCCTGGGTGAACCGGTCTACCCGGATCTGGCGGCCGTCCCGGGTGCGCTGGACCTGGTCGTCCTCTTCCGTCCGCCCGCCGAGGCACCTGGCTTCGCACGGCAGGCGGTGGCGCTCGGCGCTCGGGCACTCTGGCTTCAGCTCCGGATCGTGAACTTCGAGGCGGCGGAGCTCGCCCTGGGGGCAGGCCTCGACGTGATCATGGACAAGTGCATCAAGATGGAGCACGGGAGGTTCGCCGGCACGCTGCACTGGGGTGGGATGAACACGGAGATCGTAAGCGCGCGGAAGGGCCGACTCCCTCAACCTCGGAGCCATGCGTGA
- the rfbA gene encoding glucose-1-phosphate thymidylyltransferase RfbA, with the protein MVGRKGIVLAGGTGSRLRPVTLAISKQLLPIYDKPMIYYPLSTLMLSGIRDILVISTPEDLPAFHRLLGDGERWGISLSYAAQPRPEGLAQAFIVGREFIAGDRSCLILGDNIFYGQDLSGVLQQAASQREGATIFGYHVMNPTAYGVIAFDAAGAPESIEEKPSRPASNYAVTGLYFYDQRVVDIVREIRPSARGELEITDVNAWYLRAKALRVEILRRGTAWLDTGTHESLLKASMFIETIEQRQGLKIGCPEEIAFRMGYIDAPQLESLAHAIRTSPYGEYLQRVLSEVSPQ; encoded by the coding sequence CTGGTCGGACGAAAGGGGATTGTGCTTGCGGGTGGAACCGGTAGCCGGCTCCGCCCGGTCACCCTGGCTATCTCCAAGCAGCTGCTTCCCATATACGACAAACCGATGATCTACTACCCGCTCTCTACTCTGATGCTGAGCGGCATCCGGGATATTCTCGTCATCTCCACTCCGGAGGACCTGCCGGCGTTTCATCGTCTGCTGGGGGACGGCGAGCGCTGGGGAATTTCGTTGAGCTATGCCGCCCAACCCAGGCCCGAGGGACTGGCGCAGGCGTTCATCGTCGGTCGAGAGTTCATCGCCGGGGACCGCAGCTGCCTCATACTGGGGGACAACATCTTCTACGGCCAGGACCTGAGCGGCGTCCTTCAGCAGGCGGCGAGCCAGAGAGAGGGAGCGACGATTTTCGGCTATCATGTCATGAACCCGACGGCCTACGGCGTCATCGCCTTCGATGCCGCGGGCGCTCCCGAGTCCATCGAGGAGAAGCCGTCGCGTCCGGCCTCCAACTACGCCGTCACGGGGCTCTACTTTTACGACCAGCGAGTCGTCGATATCGTGCGAGAGATCCGACCGTCCGCACGGGGCGAGCTCGAGATTACCGATGTCAACGCCTGGTACCTCCGAGCCAAGGCCCTCCGAGTGGAGATCCTTCGGCGCGGTACGGCCTGGCTCGATACCGGTACCCACGAGTCCCTTTTGAAGGCGAGCATGTTCATTGAGACTATCGAGCAGCGTCAGGGCCTCAAGATCGGGTGTCCGGAGGAAATCGCCTTCCGTATGGGCTACATCGATGCGCCTCAGCTCGAGTCGCTGGCCCATGCCATCAGGACGAGCCCATATGGCGAGTACCTCCAGCGGGTGCTGAGCGAGGTCTCCCCTCAGTGA
- the rfbC gene encoding dTDP-4-dehydrorhamnose 3,5-epimerase — protein MNVAQTSIPGVLLIDTIVHRDYRGLFVELWSENRYAAMGIPEVFRQDNHSQSVGGSLRGLHYQIEQPQGKLVQCLTGSVFDVAVDLRRSSPTFGRWLGVTLSAQTHQQLWIPAGMAHGFYVLSESADVIYKCTEAYSQAAERCIRWDDPTLAIDWPLVAGTSPRLSPKDAAGLLLTEAPTFP, from the coding sequence GTGAACGTGGCACAGACGAGCATTCCAGGAGTCCTGCTGATCGATACGATTGTCCACCGGGACTACCGCGGCCTGTTCGTGGAACTGTGGAGTGAAAACCGCTACGCCGCGATGGGCATCCCCGAGGTGTTTCGCCAGGACAATCACAGTCAGTCGGTCGGTGGCTCGCTGCGGGGACTGCACTATCAGATCGAGCAGCCGCAGGGGAAGCTGGTACAGTGTCTCACCGGATCCGTGTTCGATGTTGCCGTCGACCTGCGACGTTCCTCGCCGACCTTTGGACGGTGGCTCGGGGTGACGTTGTCGGCCCAGACGCATCAGCAGCTATGGATTCCGGCCGGCATGGCGCACGGTTTCTATGTCCTGAGTGAGTCGGCGGACGTCATCTACAAGTGCACTGAGGCCTATTCCCAAGCAGCCGAGCGCTGCATCCGGTGGGACGACCCGACCCTCGCGATCGACTGGCCGCTGGTGGCCGGGACTAGTCCTCGTCTCTCACCCAAGGACGCGGCCGGACTCCTCTTGACTGAGGCACCGACCTTCCCTTGA
- the rfbD gene encoding dTDP-4-dehydrorhamnose reductase, with protein MNASPPVSTLLTGAGGQLGRELRAATPEGWALLPYTSAMLDVTSAEAVEAILTAVRPQVVIHAAAYTAVDAAENDPERARLVNTRGAANVAEAARRIDARMVHISTDYVFGGTQGRAYLPDDAPAPLSVYGRSKLDGEREVVRCRPEAVILRSAWLYSSHGSNFVLQMLERMRAGQALRVVSDQVGSPTWARSLADAVWRAAARPEVHGVHHWTDAGVATWYDFAVAVQEEAMTLNLLTNGVSIMPVTSDDYRTAARRPGFSVLDKRATWAALDLPVHHWRVNLRRMLQELAGA; from the coding sequence TTGAACGCATCGCCACCCGTTTCGACGCTGCTGACCGGCGCGGGCGGCCAGCTTGGCCGGGAGCTTCGGGCCGCCACACCGGAAGGCTGGGCTCTACTCCCCTACACCTCGGCCATGCTCGACGTTACCTCTGCGGAGGCGGTTGAGGCGATCCTGACTGCCGTGCGCCCCCAGGTGGTCATCCATGCCGCGGCCTACACTGCGGTGGATGCGGCGGAGAACGATCCAGAGCGGGCCCGGCTGGTGAACACGCGAGGTGCCGCCAACGTGGCCGAGGCGGCCCGACGAATCGATGCGCGGATGGTCCATATCTCCACTGATTACGTATTCGGCGGAACGCAGGGGCGTGCCTACCTGCCGGATGATGCACCAGCACCCCTGTCGGTGTATGGACGCTCGAAACTCGACGGGGAGCGAGAGGTGGTACGCTGTCGTCCCGAAGCAGTCATCCTCCGGAGCGCCTGGCTGTACTCATCCCATGGAAGCAACTTCGTCCTGCAGATGCTCGAGCGGATGCGAGCCGGGCAGGCATTGCGAGTGGTCAGCGATCAGGTGGGCTCTCCTACCTGGGCCCGCTCGCTGGCAGACGCCGTATGGCGAGCGGCTGCACGGCCCGAGGTTCACGGTGTCCACCATTGGACCGATGCTGGGGTCGCGACTTGGTACGATTTTGCCGTCGCTGTCCAGGAGGAGGCGATGACGCTGAATCTTCTCACCAATGGAGTATCGATCATGCCGGTCACCTCGGATGACTATCGGACAGCGGCTCGCCGTCCTGGCTTCAGCGTGCTGGACAAGCGTGCAACCTGGGCCGCACTCGACCTTCCAGTGCATCACTGGCGGGTAAATTTGCGGCGAATGCTGCAGGAGCTCGCCGGTGCGTAG
- the rfbB gene encoding dTDP-glucose 4,6-dehydratase produces the protein MTGGAGFIGSNFVRYWLERHADDHVIVLDKLTYAGNLVSLADLRADPRLNFVHGDIRTPGLAERLLRQHKATILVHFAAESHVDRSIVSPEQFLETNVLGTHVLLEAARAVGLERFHHVSTDEVYGSLDSGEPAFTENSPYEPNSPYAASKAASDHLVRAYHHTYGVPTTVTNCSNNYGPYQFPEKLIPLIVLNALQGKPLPIYGDGLNVRDWLHVEDHCRAIDLVLRSGKVGEVYNVGGDNQWNNLALVQLLCRLLDETFAGTPTLGGRFPLCPASRQQTASLISFVQDRPGHDRRYAVDSEKIRTSLGFVPGEAFANGLRNTIQWYLQNEAWWNTVMTGAYRDWIRHWYGQDA, from the coding sequence GTGACCGGCGGAGCCGGCTTCATCGGAAGCAACTTCGTCCGCTATTGGCTCGAGCGGCATGCCGATGATCACGTCATTGTCCTGGACAAGCTTACCTATGCCGGCAACCTGGTCAGCCTCGCCGACCTGCGCGCTGACCCGCGGCTGAACTTTGTCCACGGCGATATCCGCACTCCTGGGCTGGCCGAGCGCCTGCTGCGCCAGCATAAGGCGACGATCCTGGTCCATTTTGCGGCCGAGTCACACGTGGACCGCTCGATCGTCAGCCCGGAACAGTTTCTGGAGACAAACGTGCTCGGCACCCATGTTCTGCTGGAGGCTGCCCGAGCGGTCGGACTCGAGCGGTTTCATCACGTCTCCACCGATGAAGTATATGGGTCCCTGGATAGTGGCGAACCGGCATTCACCGAGAACTCGCCTTATGAGCCTAACTCACCATATGCCGCGAGTAAGGCGGCTTCCGACCATCTGGTCCGGGCCTATCATCATACGTACGGAGTTCCGACCACCGTGACCAACTGCTCGAACAACTACGGCCCCTACCAGTTTCCCGAAAAGCTCATTCCGCTGATCGTATTGAATGCCTTGCAGGGAAAGCCATTACCCATTTACGGGGATGGCCTGAACGTTCGCGACTGGCTCCACGTGGAGGACCACTGCCGAGCCATCGACCTGGTGCTCCGGTCGGGGAAAGTGGGTGAGGTGTACAATGTCGGCGGAGACAACCAATGGAACAACCTGGCGCTTGTCCAGCTGCTGTGCCGGCTCCTGGACGAGACCTTTGCCGGCACGCCTACTCTCGGCGGCCGATTCCCCCTGTGCCCCGCCTCTCGGCAGCAAACGGCCAGCCTGATCAGCTTCGTGCAGGACCGCCCGGGTCACGACCGCCGGTACGCCGTCGACTCCGAGAAGATTCGGACGAGCCTCGGATTCGTGCCGGGGGAAGCCTTCGCGAACGGCCTCCGCAATACGATTCAATGGTACTTGCAGAATGAAGCGTGGTGGAACACAGTCATGACCGGCGCGTATCGCGATTGGATCCGGCACTGGTATGGACAGGACGCGTGA